The following proteins are encoded in a genomic region of Actinomadura sp. NAK00032:
- the arcC gene encoding carbamate kinase — protein MRVVVALGGNALVRRGETPDAAPQRANVDRAVRSLAPLARRHELIVTHGNGPQVGVLSLESVNDPSLTRPYPLDTIGAETQGMIGYWMLQALQNALPGRQVVAMINQTLVSAVDPAFEDPTKFVGQVYDRDEADKLAAEYGWTVRRDGDGWRRVVPSPRPQRVIETRLIRELVRLGTVVVCAGGGGVPVFRNDVGRLEGVEAVIDKDLTASVLAESMDADALLILTDVPRVMRNYGTPQQEEITHTTPYELRAEDFPAGSMGPKVAAAASFVERTGDMAAIGRLDQCVEILEGTAGTIVTPNATWPLESTL, from the coding sequence ATGCGCGTGGTCGTCGCGCTCGGAGGGAACGCGCTGGTGCGGCGGGGGGAGACGCCCGACGCCGCGCCGCAGCGCGCCAACGTGGACCGCGCGGTGCGGTCGCTGGCGCCGCTCGCCCGCCGGCACGAGCTGATCGTCACGCACGGGAACGGCCCGCAGGTCGGGGTGCTGTCGCTGGAGAGCGTCAACGACCCGTCCCTGACGCGGCCGTACCCGCTGGACACCATCGGCGCCGAGACCCAGGGCATGATCGGCTACTGGATGCTGCAGGCGCTGCAGAACGCGCTGCCGGGCCGCCAGGTCGTCGCGATGATCAACCAGACGCTGGTGTCGGCGGTGGACCCCGCCTTCGAGGACCCCACCAAGTTCGTCGGGCAGGTCTACGACCGGGACGAGGCCGACAAGCTCGCCGCCGAGTACGGCTGGACGGTCCGCCGGGACGGGGACGGCTGGCGCCGCGTCGTGCCGTCCCCCCGCCCGCAGCGGGTGATCGAGACACGGCTGATCAGGGAGCTGGTGCGGCTCGGGACCGTGGTGGTCTGCGCGGGCGGCGGGGGCGTGCCGGTGTTCCGCAACGACGTGGGCCGGCTGGAGGGCGTCGAGGCGGTGATCGACAAGGACCTCACCGCGTCCGTCCTCGCCGAGAGCATGGACGCCGACGCGCTGCTGATCCTCACCGACGTGCCCCGGGTGATGCGGAACTACGGCACGCCGCAGCAGGAGGAGATCACCCACACCACCCCGTACGAACTGCGCGCCGAGGACTTCCCCGCCGGGTCCATGGGCCCCAAGGTGGCGGCCGCGGCGAGCTTCGTCGAGCGGACCGGCGACATGGCCGCGATCGGGCGGCTGGACCAGTGCGTGGAGATC
- the argF gene encoding ornithine carbamoyltransferase — MALDLRGRSLVRELDLTPAEFEGLLGLAAELKAAKRAGTETPALAGRNIALIFEKTSTRTRCAFEVAAHDQGAHTTYLDPGGSQIGHKESMKDTARVLGRMYDGIEYRGSSQRLVEELAEYAGVPVWNGLTDEWHPTQMLADMLTMREHSGKPLQDVTYAYLGDARNNMGHSYVAAGALLGMNVRIVAPRTLWPDEETVVRPSMAVAAGTGADIVLTEDVAEGVRGADFVLTDVWVSMGEPKQVWDERIALLTPYQVNAEVMRATGNPGAKFMHCLPAFHNRETAVGEEIYRKTGLEALEVTEEVFESAASIVFDEAENRMHTIKAVMVATLGGPGG, encoded by the coding sequence CGCCGCCGAGCTGAAGGCCGCCAAGCGCGCCGGCACCGAGACCCCCGCGCTGGCCGGCCGGAACATCGCGCTGATCTTCGAGAAGACCTCCACCCGGACGCGCTGCGCGTTCGAGGTCGCCGCGCACGACCAGGGCGCCCACACCACCTACCTCGACCCCGGCGGCTCGCAGATCGGCCACAAGGAGTCGATGAAGGACACCGCCCGCGTCCTGGGGCGGATGTACGACGGCATCGAGTACCGGGGGTCCAGCCAGCGGCTCGTCGAAGAGCTCGCCGAGTACGCGGGCGTCCCCGTGTGGAACGGCCTGACCGACGAGTGGCACCCCACGCAGATGCTCGCCGACATGCTCACCATGCGCGAGCACAGCGGCAAGCCCTTGCAGGACGTCACCTACGCCTACCTGGGCGACGCGCGCAACAACATGGGCCACAGCTACGTGGCCGCCGGCGCGCTGCTCGGCATGAACGTGCGGATCGTCGCGCCGCGCACCCTGTGGCCGGACGAGGAGACGGTCGTCAGGCCGTCCATGGCCGTGGCGGCCGGGACGGGGGCGGACATCGTCCTGACCGAGGACGTCGCCGAGGGCGTCCGGGGCGCCGACTTCGTCCTCACCGACGTGTGGGTGTCGATGGGCGAGCCCAAGCAGGTGTGGGACGAGCGCATCGCGCTGCTCACGCCCTACCAGGTGAACGCCGAGGTCATGCGGGCCACCGGCAACCCCGGCGCCAAGTTCATGCACTGCCTCCCCGCCTTCCACAACAGGGAGACCGCGGTGGGGGAGGAGATCTACCGCAAGACCGGCCTGGAGGCGCTGGAGGTCACCGAGGAGGTGTTCGAGTCCGCCGCCTCCATCGTCTTCGACGAGGCCGAGAACCGGATGCACACCATCAAGGCGGTCATGGTCGCGACGCTCGGAGGGCCGGGCGGGTGA